From the genome of Agromyces badenianii:
GGCACCGCCCCTGCCGAGCCCCACTCCGCTCCCGACGACGGATGCGCCGACGACGCCGCCTCCCCCGTCGCCGGTCGCCCCGCCGCCGGTGCTGCAGCCGGCCGGCGCACCCGAATCGATCGCGTCGGGGCTCGATGCGCCGTGGTCGATCCTCGTGCTGCCGAACGGGGGCGTGCTCGTCAGCGAGCGCGACCGCGGCGACATCGTCGAGGTGCTCGCCGACGGTTCGCTGCGCGTGGCTGCGACTGTGCCCGGCGTGGCGCCGGGCGGAGAGGGCGGACTCCTCGGCCTCGCGTTCCTCGCCGGCGACGGCGACCGGCCCGATCGCGTCTACGCCTACCACACCGCCGAGTCCGACAACCGGGTCGTGCGGCTGCCGCTCGGCGGCGCACCGGGCGCCCTCACGCTCGGCGCAGTCGAACCCGTGCTCACCGGCATCCCGCGCGGCGGCGCCAACCACAACGGGGGCCGCATCGCCTTCGGTCCCGACGGCCTGCTCTACGTGACGAGCGGCGACGCGGGCAACCGAGACGCCGCGCAGGATCCGGCATCCCTGTCGGGCAAGATCCTCCGCGTGACCGCCGACGGGGCTCCCGCACCCGGCAACCCCTTCGACAACGCGGTGTGGACGCTCGGGCACCGGAATCCGCAGGGCCTGGCGTGGGACGCGCGGGGCGAGATGTGGGCCGCCGAGTTCGGTCAGAACGCCCTCGACGAGCTCAATCGCATCTCGCGCGGAGGCAACTACGGCTGGCCGATCGTCGAGGGTGCGGCGGGCGACGGGCGCTTCATCGACCCGGTCTCGCAGTGGCCGACCTCCGAGGCGAGCCCGAGCGGCCTGGCCGTGGTCGGCGACACGCTCTTCCTCGCCGCGCTGCGCGGCGAACGCGTCTGGACCGTCGCTCCGGCGACGGCGGGCGGCGCGCTCGCGGTGACCCCGTGGTTCACGGGCGAGCTCGGCCGCATCCGCGACGTCGCGGCCGGCCCCGACGGATCGCTGTGGCTGCTGTCGAACAACACCGACGGTCGCGGCTCGCCGGAGGACGGCGACGACCGGCTGTACCGGGTGCCGCTCGCACCGGCGGGGTGAGCGCGCCGGAATCCGCACTCCGGCGGCGAACGGCCGTCTCCTTTCCGGTGACACCCGTCGGGACTATTCTCTGTTCCATGGCGGATCTCGAGCGGGTGCGACGGTGGGCCGAGGCGCTCATCGTGCTGCACCTCGACGCCGCCGTCTGGAGTTTCGACTTCGACAACGCGAAGAAGCGGGCCGGCCTCTGCAACTACACCGAGAAGCGCATCTCAGTCTCCCGGTACCTCGCCGCCCGGTACGACGACGACGAGATCCACCAGATCCTGCTGCACGAGGTCGCCCACGCCCTCGCCGGGCCGCGCGCCGGTCACGGGCCGAAATGGGCGTCGACCGCCGCGCGACTCGGCTACGTCGGCCGGCGCACCCACGACGGCGAGGTGGCGCACGAACTCGCGCCGTGGGTCGGGCGCTGCCCGGCAGGTCACGAGCACTTCCGCTACCGCGAGCCGCAGCGCCAGCTCAGCTGCGGGCTGTGCCGTCGGGGCTTCGACCAGGCCAATCTCATCGCCTGGCACCGGCGGGAGATCACCTCGGCGGTGCGTCGCAAGGCCGCGAGCGCCGCCGCCGGCTGAGGATTCTCCGCACGCCGCCACCGGCTACATTGGTCGAATGCCCGTTTCAACCGTCTCGATCGCAGTCGGGCAATGGGTCACCACCGATGAGGGCATCCGCTGGTGGTTCGACTCGGGGTCGTTCGCGCTCGACTTCGCCTACACCGGTCGGATCGGCGGGTTGCGGGCGGTCGAACTGCTGCACGCCCCCGACGACCTCACGGGCTGGCTGCACGAGCGGTTCCCGGTCGCCGTGGGTGCTGCGCGCTCCCGCGACCTCTTCGACGCGATCGCCCTGCGCGACGCGATCAGCCGCATGGCGGTTGCCGCGAGTCGCGACGAGGCCATGCGCGGCGCCGACATCGACCTCGTGAACCTCTACGCCGCGACGCCCGACATCCCGCCGTCGCTGCCCGGCGGCACTCGGCAGGCCGGGCGCTCGGTGCAGACCGTCGCCCAGTCGCTCTCGACCATCGCACGCGACGCCGTCGACCTCTTCTCCCCCGACAACGCGGAGCGCATCCGCTGCTGCTCGGGCACCGACTGCGAGGTCGTCTACCTCGACACGTCTCGCGCCTCGACCCGTCGCTGGTGCTCGATGCAGCGGTGCGGCAACCGCGCGAAGGTGCGCGCGCACCGTGCGCGGAAGGCCGTGAACGCCGCAGCGTGACCCGGCGCAGCCGCGAGACCGCGGGCGCGCGACCACCGTGAGCGATCGCAGCGCGCGATCGCAGCGCGCGATCAGTCGGCGGATGCCTCGGAGCGGACGTCGCCGGCCCTGACGACGCGAGCGGCATCGCTCGAGTCGAGTGCGGCGAGCGCGTGCAGCTCGCCGGGCGCCATGCCCGCCGCTGCGGCGGCCCGGCCCGACGAAGACGCCGAGGTCAGGTGCCGCACCGCCCGGCGCAGGCCCCCGAACGCGGCTGCGGCGACCGCCGCCTCGGGCGAGGTGTCGTCGATGCCGAGCACAGCGAGCGCGTCGATGACGGCACCGGCGCCGAGCAGGTCATCGGCGGTGAACGACGCCTCGGCATCGCCCGCGGCGATGACGGCGATGAAGGCCCGACGGCCGAGGCGCGCCTGCTCTCCGAGGATCCAGCGGGCGGTCGCCGTCGCGTCGACGAGGCCTGCGGCGAGCAGCGCCGCACGCTCGGGCACGCTGCCGACGACGGCTTCGGGAAGCACCGGCGCCGAGGCATCCGGCACCACATCGACCCAGACGACGATGTCGATGCCCTCGGCGGTGCGGGCGGAACCTCGACGGCCCCAGTCGAACCGCACCTGATACGTCGATTGGGCGTCGTGGCGCGGGCTCTGCTCGTTCACCCGCACAGGCTATCCCGACTCGGTCCGCGGCAGGCGACCGCTCAGCGGGCTCGGTAGAGCGCGAGCGCCTCGGCGTCGTTCGCCCGCGACGTCGCACGGCGGGCCGCGTCGAGCGCCGCGACCGGATCGGGCTCCTGATGCGCGATCATGAGCTGCCGCTCGGCCTCGGCGAGTCGGGTGCGTGCGTCGGCACCGACCGCATGACCGCCGCGGTCGATCGCCGCCCGAGCGACCCGCAACTGGCTCTCGGCGATGGCGATCGCGCCGCCGAGCGCTCCGCGAGCGCCGTCGAGCCGTCCTTGGGCGTTGCGCGCCGCCGCCCGGGCCACCTCGAGACGGTCGCGGCATGCGCGCAGCCGGTCGCGGGCGGCGAATGGGTCGCCGACGAGCTCTGCTCTCCCGACGAGGGCCGCGGAGCCCTCTCCGATCGCCGCGCCGAGCGCCTCGGCGGCACCGGGCTCCTCGTGCACGTCGCGCTCGCGCCTGGCCGCCACGAGCTCGCGGTCGAGGGCGGCGGCCTCGTCCGAGGCTTCGGCCTGCGCCGCGGCGAGGGACAGTTCCATCGCATCGATCTCGTCGAGGTCGCGGGCCGCTCGCTCGAGACCGTCGCTCGCGAACCCCACGCCGTCGGCGGCCGGATCTGCGCGGGCGAGCCGCGACTCGGCATCGTCGAGCGCGACTCCGACCTCGGCGAGCACGCTGTCGACACGCGTCGCAGCGGCCCGGGCCGTGGCGAGGGCCGACGGAGCGAACCTCGTCGACAGGCGTCCGAGCATCGACTCGGCCTCG
Proteins encoded in this window:
- a CDS encoding PQQ-dependent sugar dehydrogenase; the encoded protein is MPRSRARGDRRLFASRRRRSGPVRHAASVAVLALVVPLVGLAACTPAPPLPSPTPLPTTDAPTTPPPPSPVAPPPVLQPAGAPESIASGLDAPWSILVLPNGGVLVSERDRGDIVEVLADGSLRVAATVPGVAPGGEGGLLGLAFLAGDGDRPDRVYAYHTAESDNRVVRLPLGGAPGALTLGAVEPVLTGIPRGGANHNGGRIAFGPDGLLYVTSGDAGNRDAAQDPASLSGKILRVTADGAPAPGNPFDNAVWTLGHRNPQGLAWDARGEMWAAEFGQNALDELNRISRGGNYGWPIVEGAAGDGRFIDPVSQWPTSEASPSGLAVVGDTLFLAALRGERVWTVAPATAGGALAVTPWFTGELGRIRDVAAGPDGSLWLLSNNTDGRGSPEDGDDRLYRVPLAPAG
- a CDS encoding SprT-like domain-containing protein; amino-acid sequence: MADLERVRRWAEALIVLHLDAAVWSFDFDNAKKRAGLCNYTEKRISVSRYLAARYDDDEIHQILLHEVAHALAGPRAGHGPKWASTAARLGYVGRRTHDGEVAHELAPWVGRCPAGHEHFRYREPQRQLSCGLCRRGFDQANLIAWHRREITSAVRRKAASAAAG
- a CDS encoding CGNR zinc finger domain-containing protein; this translates as MPVSTVSIAVGQWVTTDEGIRWWFDSGSFALDFAYTGRIGGLRAVELLHAPDDLTGWLHERFPVAVGAARSRDLFDAIALRDAISRMAVAASRDEAMRGADIDLVNLYAATPDIPPSLPGGTRQAGRSVQTVAQSLSTIARDAVDLFSPDNAERIRCCSGTDCEVVYLDTSRASTRRWCSMQRCGNRAKVRAHRARKAVNAAA
- a CDS encoding 2-phosphosulfolactate phosphatase, giving the protein MNEQSPRHDAQSTYQVRFDWGRRGSARTAEGIDIVVWVDVVPDASAPVLPEAVVGSVPERAALLAAGLVDATATARWILGEQARLGRRAFIAVIAAGDAEASFTADDLLGAGAVIDALAVLGIDDTSPEAAVAAAAFGGLRRAVRHLTSASSSGRAAAAAGMAPGELHALAALDSSDAARVVRAGDVRSEASAD